The genomic DNA TGGGATGAACCATTACCGTCTGATtgtggatggtgaggattgAGTTTGTTGGGACGTTGACCCAGTTTTCTATCGCACGGATGGTTAGTTTGGGACAATTATGGGGATCGGGGGTGAACATACCTCGCTCAAAGGAAAGGGGTTCACTGGCTACTAGAACTACATCTGCCCCCTTGTCGCTGCGCTCCATTTGATAGTCCCTCTTGTCGGGGGTGGGAGCGCGGGTTTCCCAGAGTGTGCCCGACGAGTAGTATAAACTGGCGGCTTCGTCCGAGGCACTACCTACGTAGCGGGTGCAGATGACGCTATGGCCGTCTGATACGGCAAAGTTGAGTAAACTTCTGGTGTCGACATTCTCAGAGTGGATAACGCTCTCGGGAATGTTGTCGATGAGttcgttgatgatggcaattGTCTTGAGCATCGCCTTTCTAAGAACCGTTGGCCCAAATCCATCGGTTGGCTGGGAGCTGGGGTTGTGTCCCATGCGCTCGAGTGTGTCCAAGAACAAGGCAAACGCCCATTCACTGTCGGTCCCTCCCACTACTCCAAGATACCACTTGTCGGCCAACCGCTCGCCGAGCCTCCTCTTGATCTGCTTCCAGCCGCCGATGCCGCCATTGTGCATCCAGATCAAGCTGCCGTGGGAGAATGGGTGGCAATTGTCTTCGCTCAGTGACCCTTCGGTGGTGGCGCGGACATGGGCGAAGATAAGGTGAGAGGCTGTCTTGGAAGCCAATCGTTGGAGGTTGACGCAGTTCCAGGCTGGTGTGGTCGAGGTGAAGAGGCAGGGCGCAGCGCCTAGCTTGGGGTCGGTGTAGAAGCCAATGCCGAACCCGTCGGCGTTGTTTTGACCACGTCGAGTGTCCTGTTGGAGGTGTGTAAGTTGAAGTCCCTTGTCGGCGCTATGCTTGCTCGCGT from Podospora pseudoanserina strain CBS 124.78 chromosome 2, whole genome shotgun sequence includes the following:
- the DUG3 gene encoding glutamine amidotransferase subunit (COG:M; EggNog:ENOG503NWKE) yields the protein MCRFLVYKGSDEILLSKLVLDPAHSILKQSFDSRLRLDTRRGQNNADGFGIGFYTDPKLGAAPCLFTSTTPAWNCVNLQRLASKTASHLIFAHVRATTEGSLSEDNCHPFSHGSLIWMHNGGIGGWKQIKRRLGERLADKWYLGVVGGTDSEWAFALFLDTLERMGHNPSSQPTDGFGPTVLRKAMLKTIAIINELIDNIPESVIHSENVDTRSLLNFAVSDGHSVICTRYVGSASDEAASLYYSSGTLWETRAPTPDKRDYQMERSDKGADVVLVASEPLSFERENWVNVPTNSILTIHNQTVMVHPIKDQYYDRNPQHRRSAAFVRARGLSANEKTTLRAGISGPIPTIAGPSTTCGPACAPQPQENKQNHPQKRLLGPTIPTFPYARQESSSTIPRTRTPLSHSESSSTLVGGAPPAPEVPTVRQTQPSQGNIKKKRASLSAVDAGGHAGMLGPYLSDTSPVTPEPTPARTEYGNPDKIARMFPELALR